A region from the Colwellia sp. PAMC 21821 genome encodes:
- a CDS encoding sulfotransferase codes for MTNADINIAEQTFEQVLQQVKNKQYISAEQACRQLLHTYPQYLPAWQLLSQIQLMNKQPKAALESINKILQLNPDDIPTKLKKIKCLHACEKFNDAKHLALEVYALAPKNPEWCGVLGACLSSLKLYPQALQLYIDLVQRGHKSASLFYNIATIERFLGNMPAAEAALNKAIEFNPQDYEAIALRSDIITQKTDNNHIKQLQELLHQGIKEPKNSVKINYALAKELEDIGDYQASFRYLKAGADLRREHMQYDAEKETQTIARVMQSFNQSWQNSTTKGSSKQAPIFIIGLPRTGTTLVERILESHSEVTSAGELNNFATTLVDLCQRLKHEKQDKSADLVALSQKVDFEQLGEAYMTSIAELVPAEDRLIDKMPLNFLYAGLIHQALPNAKIIHLRRHPLDTCYAIYKKLFKNSYAFSYNLEEIANYYIAYDKLMQHWHELMPGVIYDIEYEQLVNNSEAETKRLLAFCDLPWQDQCLRFYDNKSASTTASAAQVRQPIYSHSVAKWRNYEKELVPLIQRLKAANIKL; via the coding sequence ATGACAAATGCAGATATCAATATCGCAGAGCAAACATTTGAACAGGTGCTTCAACAAGTAAAAAATAAACAATATATCAGTGCCGAACAAGCATGCCGGCAATTATTACATACTTACCCACAGTACCTGCCAGCATGGCAATTACTCTCGCAAATACAATTAATGAATAAACAGCCCAAAGCGGCGTTAGAATCAATCAATAAAATATTACAGTTAAACCCTGATGATATTCCTACTAAGCTTAAAAAAATAAAGTGTTTACATGCCTGTGAAAAATTTAATGACGCAAAACACTTAGCGTTAGAGGTTTATGCTTTAGCCCCTAAAAATCCAGAATGGTGTGGTGTTTTGGGCGCATGTTTAAGTAGCTTGAAACTCTACCCACAGGCATTACAACTGTATATCGATCTCGTTCAGCGAGGTCATAAAAGTGCTTCATTGTTTTATAATATCGCCACAATTGAGCGTTTTTTGGGGAATATGCCCGCTGCAGAAGCGGCATTAAATAAAGCCATTGAATTTAACCCTCAAGATTATGAAGCTATAGCCTTACGTTCTGACATTATTACGCAAAAAACCGATAATAATCATATTAAACAGTTACAAGAGCTTTTGCATCAAGGTATTAAAGAGCCAAAAAACAGTGTCAAAATTAACTATGCACTGGCGAAAGAGCTTGAAGATATTGGCGACTATCAAGCGTCATTTCGTTATTTAAAAGCCGGTGCGGATTTGCGTCGAGAACACATGCAGTATGATGCGGAAAAAGAAACCCAAACCATTGCACGTGTAATGCAAAGTTTTAATCAATCTTGGCAAAATAGCACAACTAAAGGTTCGTCTAAACAAGCGCCTATCTTTATTATTGGCTTGCCGCGCACAGGTACAACACTGGTTGAACGTATTCTTGAAAGTCACTCAGAAGTAACCTCTGCCGGTGAATTGAATAATTTTGCCACCACTTTAGTCGACTTGTGTCAGCGCTTAAAACACGAAAAACAAGATAAGTCGGCTGACCTTGTAGCACTTAGCCAAAAAGTTGATTTTGAGCAATTGGGTGAAGCGTATATGACCAGTATTGCTGAACTTGTGCCTGCAGAAGATCGGCTGATTGATAAAATGCCATTGAATTTTCTTTATGCTGGTCTCATTCATCAGGCGTTACCGAATGCTAAGATTATACATCTGCGCCGTCATCCGCTTGATACCTGCTACGCTATCTATAAAAAACTCTTTAAAAATTCTTATGCGTTTTCTTATAACTTGGAAGAAATAGCCAATTATTACATTGCCTATGACAAGCTGATGCAGCATTGGCATGAGCTTATGCCTGGGGTGATTTATGATATTGAATATGAACAACTGGTTAATAATTCGGAAGCCGAAACCAAGCGCTTATTAGCGTTTTGCGACTTGCCTTGGCAAGACCAATGTTTACGTTTTTATGATAATAAAAGTGCGTCAACCACCGCCAGTGCTGCGCAAGTTAGGCAGCCCATCTACAGCCATTCAGTGGCTAAATGGCGTAACTATGAAAAAGAGCTTGTGCCATTAATTCAGAGGCTTAAAGCCGCCAATATTAAGTTGTAG